A genomic window from Neorhodopirellula lusitana includes:
- a CDS encoding glycosyltransferase encodes MNHHRRRVLLMASSMRGGGSEHQVALLAEHLPRNQFVVHLYLTHPVGELLDRIPADVKIYSPPPESRPLITRVLNRWPGRVLRNHARFLDELVQRENIDVVYDRTFHNTLIAGHPSIRSQFRRVSTIVSPPDVALPMVERKFVELKRRRLANAYQRSNTVIAVSAAVADSAASYYHLNRQQIQVVFNPVDIAAIRAQAQQSRAKQQHPEQTAAAPNRLRLVCVGRMTPEKGQTDLIAAIGLAANDWPDDAPKLTIQFIGDGPDRANLESAAAALTGSDNTIGGHHIEFAGVVSPATPSIAEADGLVLTSHFEGMPNVVLEAFALNTPVVATQAGGTVELQADADHPTCFWAATNNPSSLADALRRFASDESGRSARITTAQAWVTERHGIDAAVQQIAVLLTPSPHKPIP; translated from the coding sequence GTGAACCACCATCGCCGGCGAGTACTGTTGATGGCCAGTTCAATGCGAGGCGGCGGCAGCGAACACCAGGTCGCACTCTTGGCCGAGCACCTGCCGCGAAACCAGTTCGTCGTGCACCTCTATCTCACCCACCCCGTCGGTGAACTACTCGATCGAATCCCCGCCGACGTCAAGATCTATAGCCCGCCGCCCGAATCCCGTCCTCTGATCACTCGCGTTCTCAACCGCTGGCCCGGTCGAGTCCTGCGGAACCACGCACGCTTTCTTGACGAGCTCGTTCAGCGAGAAAACATCGACGTCGTCTACGACCGAACGTTCCACAACACGTTGATCGCCGGTCACCCCAGCATCCGAAGCCAGTTCCGGCGGGTGTCCACCATTGTCAGTCCGCCCGATGTGGCGCTGCCGATGGTGGAACGCAAGTTTGTCGAACTCAAACGCCGCCGTTTAGCCAACGCCTATCAACGCAGCAACACAGTGATCGCGGTCAGTGCCGCGGTCGCCGATTCCGCTGCCAGTTACTACCACCTGAATCGCCAACAAATTCAGGTCGTCTTCAACCCGGTCGACATCGCGGCAATCCGAGCGCAGGCCCAGCAATCGCGAGCCAAACAGCAGCACCCTGAACAGACCGCCGCCGCACCGAATCGGTTGCGTTTGGTCTGCGTCGGCCGCATGACTCCCGAAAAAGGCCAGACGGACCTGATCGCCGCGATCGGCTTGGCTGCCAACGATTGGCCCGACGATGCCCCCAAGCTCACCATCCAGTTCATCGGTGACGGCCCCGATCGCGCGAACCTGGAATCCGCCGCCGCGGCCCTGACCGGCAGTGACAACACGATCGGCGGGCACCATATCGAATTCGCTGGCGTCGTCTCACCCGCCACCCCGTCAATCGCGGAAGCCGATGGGCTCGTTTTGACGTCACATTTTGAGGGCATGCCCAACGTCGTCCTGGAAGCATTCGCATTGAACACACCCGTGGTCGCGACCCAGGCGGGGGGAACCGTGGAGCTTCAGGCCGATGCCGACCATCCAACCTGCTTCTGGGCGGCCACCAATAATCCATCTTCCCTAGCGGACGCACTACGGCGATTCGCCAGCGACGAGTCTGGACGCAGTGCACGAATCACAACCGCCCAAGCCTGGGTGACCGAACGTCACGGAATCGACGCCGCAGTCCAACAAATCGCCGTACTTCTAACGCCTTCCCCACACAAACCAATCCCGTAG
- the ylqF gene encoding ribosome biogenesis GTPase YlqF: MSIQWFPGHMHKARLEMQATLPKVDLVIEVIDARIPYSSENPMIAELRGEKLCLKILAKADLADEAMTQDWLDHFESATATKAVAVTTKDIPTIRRIKQVVHRMVGDRSGRMINAMIVGIPNVGKSTIINVLAGRTIAKTGNTPAVTQRQQRVNISDNLTLLDTPGMMWPNVHNANSGYRLGLIGSIKDTAMDYTDVGFFAARYFIEHYSERIAERFQLDEIPEQELEFIEAIGRRRGCLGKSNMVDIDRASRILINEVRTGGLGKLTLETPQTMRREVVLTKAAVAEAEEKAKKRDEKRKKQFRAKQKAKRKSREMEW; the protein is encoded by the coding sequence ATGTCGATTCAGTGGTTCCCCGGACACATGCACAAAGCGCGGCTTGAAATGCAAGCCACGCTGCCGAAGGTCGATTTGGTCATCGAGGTGATTGACGCTCGAATTCCATATTCGAGCGAAAACCCCATGATCGCCGAACTTCGGGGTGAAAAATTGTGCCTGAAAATCCTCGCCAAGGCGGACCTCGCCGACGAGGCGATGACCCAAGACTGGCTGGACCACTTTGAATCGGCAACCGCGACAAAAGCGGTCGCCGTCACCACGAAAGACATCCCCACGATCCGCCGTATCAAGCAGGTCGTGCACCGCATGGTCGGCGATCGCAGCGGACGGATGATCAACGCAATGATCGTGGGCATCCCCAACGTGGGCAAGTCCACGATCATCAATGTCTTAGCCGGTCGCACGATCGCCAAGACAGGCAACACCCCCGCTGTGACCCAGCGACAACAACGGGTCAACATAAGCGACAACCTGACGCTGTTGGACACGCCCGGCATGATGTGGCCCAACGTTCACAATGCCAACAGCGGTTACCGGTTGGGCCTGATCGGATCGATCAAAGACACCGCGATGGACTACACCGACGTCGGCTTCTTTGCCGCCCGGTACTTTATCGAACACTACTCCGAACGAATCGCCGAACGATTCCAACTCGATGAGATTCCCGAACAAGAGTTGGAGTTCATCGAAGCGATTGGCCGCCGCCGAGGCTGCCTGGGCAAGAGCAACATGGTCGACATTGACCGGGCCTCCCGCATCCTGATCAACGAAGTACGCACCGGTGGCCTAGGAAAACTCACCCTCGAAACGCCTCAAACAATGCGTCGGGAAGTTGTCCTGACCAAAGCAGCAGTGGCCGAGGCGGAAGAGAAAGCCAAGAAACGCGACGAGAAACGCAAAAAGCAATTCCGCGCCAAACAAAAAGCCAAACGCAAGTCCCGCGAAATGGAATGGTGA
- a CDS encoding M16 family metallopeptidase: MNRSRIFPPTQATLHTLAFVRTNASPRNWALATTLSLAWLSIVLSAPTVSADTSTTQEGNVTQASPEPAPTASSSNAAASVLASQPTSAGPKKIRSVEGITEYLLDNGVKILLFPDESKEVVTVNMTVFVGSRHEGYGEAGMAHLLEHMLFKGTPQHPEVPKALTERGARFNGTTWMDRTNYYETLPASEDNLEFAVNLEADRLVNSYIKGEDLASEMTVVRNEFERGENSPTRVLMQRIESAAFDWHNYGKSTIGNRSDIERVPVVKLRQFYRKFYRPDNVMVIVAGNFEPQHALETIDNAFGKLSVPKTPINETYTVEPAKDGERTVVLRRVGDIQVAGAAYHIPAGSHPDYAAVKALVNVLGDEPSGRLYSEMVETEIASSAYAMAFGFREPGLLLAMAEIPKEHSLEVGRAKLIDILETEWDENPITEAEVERAKSQILKQRELASVDSDRIAVTLSDWAAQGDWRLYFLYRDAVEALTVEQVRDVAKKYLTRNNRTVGLFIPSEESDRVSIPESPDLNQLLKDYKGREAVAAGEKFDPDPRTIEQRVTRGDLVGGIQYASLPKKTRGGSVSAMLTLRFGTPETLKDKMGAVELLGLLMARGTKDLDYQQLQDEYTRLRANVTIYTLMGLLQVQIKTKEESLDEVLALVGDVLKSPRLDADELEVIRRQTVTSLQKSKAEPNALAPRRVKELLSPYPKSDIRYVMSIDEEIAMYQEATIEQIRGLHADYIGNQAGELALVGNFDPDHVLAIVKEQLAGWTTDQPYVRIDRPANPDIAGQTVEIETPDKSNALLYSGQQYALSDQDAEYASLVLGNFILGGGSLSSRLADRVRQQEGLSYGVRSGLSARPKDDRVDLTLYAITNPANKDKLMRVIREEIDRILTDGVTADELDKAKQSYLQAARISRTGDSTLASLLLSSMFTGRTLDSVATHEEQIQNASIDDVNAAIRKYIDPDRLVIAIAGDFANNPATVESSEAAPSGDAADENAASEGSSTRDSAE, translated from the coding sequence ATGAACCGAAGCCGCATTTTCCCGCCCACCCAGGCAACTCTGCATACGCTTGCTTTCGTGCGAACGAACGCTTCCCCGCGAAACTGGGCGTTGGCGACGACGCTTTCTTTGGCGTGGCTTTCTATCGTATTGTCTGCCCCAACCGTTTCGGCGGACACCTCAACCACCCAGGAAGGCAACGTGACGCAAGCGAGCCCCGAACCCGCCCCCACCGCAAGCTCATCCAACGCAGCCGCATCGGTATTGGCGTCTCAACCCACATCCGCCGGTCCCAAGAAAATCCGCTCCGTGGAAGGCATCACGGAATACCTGCTGGACAACGGCGTCAAAATCCTGCTGTTCCCCGACGAAAGCAAGGAAGTCGTCACGGTCAACATGACCGTCTTCGTGGGCTCGCGGCACGAAGGCTACGGCGAAGCCGGAATGGCTCACCTGCTCGAACACATGTTGTTCAAAGGCACGCCCCAACACCCCGAAGTCCCCAAGGCGTTGACCGAGCGTGGTGCACGCTTCAACGGCACGACCTGGATGGACCGCACGAACTATTACGAAACGTTGCCAGCCAGCGAAGACAATCTGGAATTCGCAGTCAACCTGGAAGCCGATCGACTGGTCAACAGCTACATCAAGGGCGAGGACCTGGCTAGCGAAATGACGGTGGTCCGCAACGAATTCGAACGCGGCGAGAACTCACCGACCCGCGTCTTGATGCAGCGAATTGAATCCGCCGCGTTTGACTGGCACAACTACGGCAAGTCCACGATCGGTAACCGCAGCGACATCGAACGCGTGCCAGTGGTCAAGCTGCGTCAGTTCTATCGTAAGTTTTATCGTCCCGACAACGTGATGGTCATCGTCGCCGGAAACTTCGAACCGCAACACGCACTCGAAACGATCGACAACGCGTTCGGCAAACTGTCCGTTCCCAAGACGCCCATCAACGAAACCTACACCGTCGAACCCGCCAAAGATGGCGAACGAACCGTCGTGCTCCGCCGCGTCGGTGACATCCAAGTCGCCGGTGCCGCCTATCACATTCCCGCCGGAAGCCACCCGGACTACGCCGCCGTCAAAGCACTCGTCAACGTTCTAGGCGATGAACCCAGCGGCCGGCTTTACAGCGAAATGGTTGAAACGGAAATCGCCAGCTCCGCTTACGCGATGGCATTCGGATTCCGCGAACCCGGCCTCTTGCTGGCCATGGCCGAAATCCCCAAGGAACATTCCTTGGAAGTCGGTCGTGCAAAATTGATCGACATCCTGGAAACCGAATGGGACGAAAACCCGATCACCGAAGCCGAAGTGGAGCGAGCCAAATCGCAAATTCTGAAACAACGCGAACTCGCGTCCGTCGACTCCGACCGCATCGCCGTCACCCTCAGCGATTGGGCAGCCCAAGGCGACTGGCGACTGTACTTCCTATACCGTGACGCTGTCGAAGCACTGACGGTTGAACAGGTCCGCGACGTTGCCAAAAAATACCTGACCCGCAACAATCGCACCGTCGGGCTGTTCATCCCCAGCGAGGAATCCGATCGGGTTTCCATCCCCGAATCTCCTGACCTGAACCAACTGCTGAAAGACTACAAAGGACGCGAAGCGGTTGCCGCGGGCGAAAAGTTCGATCCCGATCCGCGAACAATTGAGCAACGCGTGACCCGCGGAGACCTGGTCGGCGGCATCCAGTACGCCAGCCTTCCCAAGAAGACACGTGGCGGATCCGTATCGGCGATGCTAACCCTGCGTTTCGGCACCCCAGAAACGCTGAAAGATAAAATGGGCGCCGTCGAATTGCTCGGCTTGCTGATGGCTCGTGGCACCAAAGACCTCGACTACCAACAGCTGCAAGACGAGTACACTCGATTGCGAGCGAACGTGACGATCTACACATTGATGGGTCTGTTGCAGGTCCAAATCAAAACGAAGGAAGAATCGCTTGACGAGGTGCTTGCCTTGGTCGGTGACGTGTTGAAGTCACCACGTTTGGACGCCGACGAACTGGAAGTCATCCGGCGTCAAACCGTCACCAGCTTGCAAAAAAGTAAAGCGGAACCTAACGCCTTGGCACCTCGCCGAGTCAAAGAACTGTTGTCACCGTATCCGAAGTCCGACATTCGCTACGTCATGTCAATTGACGAAGAAATCGCGATGTACCAGGAAGCCACGATTGAACAAATTCGCGGCCTGCATGCGGACTACATCGGCAACCAAGCCGGTGAACTCGCCCTGGTCGGCAACTTTGATCCGGACCACGTCTTGGCCATCGTCAAAGAACAACTCGCAGGTTGGACCACCGACCAGCCTTACGTTCGCATCGATCGCCCCGCCAATCCGGATATCGCCGGCCAAACGGTCGAAATCGAAACGCCGGACAAGTCCAACGCGTTACTCTACAGCGGACAACAATACGCTCTGTCGGACCAAGACGCCGAGTACGCTTCGCTCGTGTTGGGCAACTTCATCTTAGGTGGCGGCTCGCTCAGTAGTCGTTTGGCGGACCGCGTTCGCCAACAAGAAGGCCTGTCCTACGGTGTCCGCAGCGGTCTGTCCGCTCGCCCGAAGGACGATCGAGTCGACCTGACGCTGTACGCGATCACCAACCCGGCCAACAAAGACAAGTTGATGCGGGTCATTCGCGAAGAAATTGACCGGATCCTCACCGATGGCGTCACCGCCGACGAACTGGACAAGGCCAAGCAGTCTTACCTGCAAGCGGCTCGGATCAGCCGCACGGGCGACTCCACCCTGGCGTCACTCTTGTTGTCGTCCATGTTCACCGGGCGAACGCTCGATTCCGTTGCCACGCATGAAGAACAGATCCAAAATGCGTCAATTGACGATGTGAACGCTGCGATCCGCAAGTACATTGACCCGGATCGGCTGGTCATCGCAATCGCCGGTGACTTCGCAAACAACCCCGCTACGGTCGAGTCCTCCGAAGCCGCCCCCAGTGGCGACGCGGCAGACGAAAACGCGGCGAGCGAAGGTTCCTCCACTCGCGATTCAGCGGAATAG
- a CDS encoding Rieske (2Fe-2S) protein, translated as MIREPEESDPNSPPKTWHEVKRLDTETAGGNPDTAGGDLAFEALIGERIIAVFRHQGSWFAMDAMCSHQGGPLAEGVVKDGCVTCPWHGWQYDLATGVQLINKQPLQETFQVRESDGIVEVLA; from the coding sequence GTGATCCGAGAACCTGAAGAGAGTGATCCGAACTCACCGCCAAAAACTTGGCACGAAGTCAAACGGCTCGATACCGAAACGGCGGGTGGCAACCCGGATACGGCGGGCGGCGATCTTGCGTTTGAAGCGTTGATCGGCGAACGAATTATCGCGGTTTTTCGGCATCAAGGCAGCTGGTTTGCGATGGACGCGATGTGTTCGCATCAGGGGGGACCGCTTGCCGAGGGCGTCGTGAAGGACGGCTGCGTGACGTGCCCGTGGCATGGTTGGCAGTACGATTTGGCGACGGGGGTTCAGTTGATCAACAAGCAACCTTTGCAGGAAACGTTTCAGGTTCGCGAGTCCGATGGCATCGTGGAGGTATTGGCATGA
- a CDS encoding MogA/MoaB family molybdenum cofactor biosynthesis protein codes for MSQSGSNIQPPRDGHVHDSQCDCGHCGCPEVDGQVSLQVAVITLSDTRTLDDDRSGNRIAELLTAGQHEVAVREIMTDDAEPLRERMLQLAETPNLDAIITTGGTGIAPRDLAIDVIETLLDVELPGFGEHFRAISIAEIGPKAMLSRATAGRMGRVAVFALPGSTGAVTTGMTQCVLPIIRHATALCQS; via the coding sequence ATGAGTCAGTCTGGATCCAACATTCAACCGCCTCGCGATGGCCATGTTCACGATAGCCAGTGTGATTGTGGGCATTGCGGTTGTCCCGAAGTGGATGGCCAGGTTTCATTGCAGGTGGCGGTGATCACGCTTAGCGACACTCGTACGCTGGACGATGACCGCAGTGGGAACCGGATCGCTGAGTTGCTGACCGCGGGGCAACACGAGGTGGCGGTGCGGGAGATCATGACCGATGACGCTGAACCGCTGCGCGAGCGAATGCTTCAGCTCGCCGAGACGCCGAACCTCGACGCGATCATCACAACGGGAGGAACCGGGATCGCGCCGCGTGATTTAGCGATCGATGTGATCGAAACTTTGCTGGACGTTGAGTTGCCTGGTTTCGGCGAACACTTCCGAGCGATCTCGATCGCGGAAATCGGTCCGAAGGCAATGTTGAGCCGGGCCACGGCGGGGCGGATGGGAAGAGTGGCCGTGTTCGCGCTGCCAGGGTCCACGGGCGCGGTGACGACAGGAATGACGCAGTGCGTGTTGCCAATTATTCGGCACGCCACTGCATTGTGTCAGTCTTAA
- a CDS encoding PAS domain-containing protein, with product MSSLGPQSGDNAPIRLAAATGPDDSRDSDLVLDATGTHQRPLESNSLCVLQKDISGRIQHASPQFCETFGTPLTDLIGKTDFELYPAELAKRYADHDRNVMKSGHAEHFIEEHEGSNGTRHFVEVVKSPIFGADQEVVGIQVVYWDATQHQESENELQTTRFLMDTLMDHIPDAVYFKDKQSRFIRNSRSHAERFNLTDATELIGRSDADFHAAEHAREAMADERRVMQTGTPIISKIEQLLVPNRDTAWSSTTKLPLRNHAGEVIGTFGVSRDITTQIRAEQELARERDLLKTITDNIPDLIYVKDCYGRFVTCNKSVLKLLGLASIEDIQGKTDYDFLPAEYACNYVTDDQNVIRSGKALFDQEEYSQNTDGEKFWLLTTKVPLRDSDDNVIGIVGIGRNITARKKAAEELLAAKELADSANRAKSEFLANMSHEIRTPMNAIVGMTELLLDTRLDISQRAYLKMVQESGDSLMTIINDVLDFSKIEAGMLDIDTIPFEIREHLGDTMKTLAVRAHAKGLELAFRVAPEIPSWMMGDPGRLRQILVNLVGNAIKFTESGEVVVEVEQDLQHEVTHQLRICVRDTGIGIPAEKCESIFHEFEQADASTTRRYGGTGLGLTISSRLVEMMGGRIWAESELGKGSHFYFTTTLEEAPAHLHTSRSRGVVIVGGTKVLVVDDNETNRLILQEMFANWGMTTVLADGSPTAIQAITKAESQDAPFGLVVTDVNMPDEDGFGFVKRLRDHSLIENAPVIMLTSGGRLGDKDRREDLGIADRLMKPVKQSELFDSIVRVLGVNGNEDHHDDEVQDEIGLGPLKVLLTEDNVVNQKLAVGLLSKYGHTVLIANNGQEAVDAMLNDTFDVVLMDIQMPVLDGLAATRVIRENEKESGKHTPIIAMTAHAMKGDREDCIDAGMDEYVTKPIRSATLMEALAKTVPDKKTHTCEEAPCQDKTSVAKTSEDIPCDKTAASDNQGPTNLNGANTCTNQSDIHRPDIDQANANGTPTNVNGTAASSAATIDNKPAYDTSADDTNDNDPDQANPCIDWDLLHDTFGKDNALIADLFGAFELESVELAQKMKEAIDQGDEKQRKAASHTLKGAARAIGAAELSEAANAIEQSANNWPDEEKKAALRQLRQTLENTLRATREFLSQTS from the coding sequence ATGAGTTCTCTCGGCCCGCAATCCGGCGATAATGCCCCCATTCGATTGGCGGCAGCGACCGGGCCCGATGATTCGCGGGATAGCGACCTCGTACTGGACGCGACCGGGACTCATCAACGGCCGCTGGAATCCAACTCACTGTGCGTCCTGCAAAAAGACATCAGCGGCCGCATCCAACACGCCAGCCCACAATTCTGCGAGACATTCGGAACGCCGCTCACTGATCTGATCGGTAAAACCGACTTCGAACTCTATCCAGCCGAACTGGCCAAACGCTACGCCGATCACGACCGCAACGTGATGAAGAGCGGCCATGCCGAACACTTCATCGAAGAACATGAAGGCTCCAACGGCACCCGGCATTTCGTCGAAGTAGTGAAGTCACCCATCTTCGGGGCTGACCAAGAAGTCGTCGGCATCCAAGTCGTTTACTGGGACGCCACCCAACATCAGGAATCGGAAAACGAACTGCAAACAACTCGTTTCCTGATGGACACGCTGATGGACCACATTCCGGACGCCGTATACTTCAAGGACAAACAAAGTCGGTTCATCCGCAACAGCCGTTCTCACGCCGAACGCTTCAACCTGACCGACGCCACCGAACTGATCGGACGGTCCGACGCCGACTTCCACGCAGCCGAACACGCTCGCGAAGCCATGGCGGACGAGCGACGAGTGATGCAGACGGGGACCCCGATCATCTCCAAGATCGAACAACTGCTGGTCCCCAATCGCGACACCGCGTGGTCCTCCACCACCAAACTGCCGCTACGAAATCATGCCGGTGAAGTAATCGGTACCTTTGGTGTCTCACGCGACATCACCACCCAAATTCGTGCCGAACAAGAACTCGCCCGCGAACGCGATCTACTGAAAACGATCACCGACAACATTCCTGATTTGATCTACGTGAAGGATTGCTACGGCCGATTCGTCACGTGCAACAAGTCCGTGCTCAAGCTACTCGGGCTAGCCAGCATCGAAGACATCCAAGGCAAAACCGACTACGACTTCCTGCCCGCGGAATACGCGTGCAACTACGTCACCGATGACCAAAACGTGATCCGGTCCGGTAAAGCATTGTTCGATCAAGAGGAATACTCCCAGAACACCGACGGCGAAAAATTCTGGTTGCTAACCACCAAGGTGCCTTTGCGGGATTCCGACGACAACGTGATCGGAATCGTCGGCATCGGCCGCAACATCACCGCTCGTAAAAAGGCCGCCGAAGAACTTTTGGCGGCGAAAGAATTGGCGGATTCAGCGAACCGGGCCAAAAGCGAATTCCTAGCCAACATGAGCCACGAGATTCGCACGCCGATGAACGCCATCGTCGGCATGACCGAACTGCTACTGGACACCCGGCTGGACATTTCCCAGCGAGCCTATTTGAAGATGGTCCAGGAGTCCGGTGATTCCCTGATGACGATCATCAACGATGTCCTGGATTTCTCCAAGATCGAAGCCGGGATGCTGGACATCGACACGATCCCGTTCGAGATCCGCGAGCATCTCGGCGACACCATGAAAACGCTGGCCGTCCGGGCCCATGCCAAGGGACTGGAACTGGCGTTCCGCGTGGCCCCTGAAATCCCCAGTTGGATGATGGGGGATCCGGGGCGTTTGCGTCAGATCTTGGTGAACCTGGTCGGCAACGCCATCAAGTTCACCGAATCCGGCGAGGTGGTCGTCGAGGTCGAGCAAGACCTCCAGCACGAAGTCACCCACCAATTGCGTATCTGTGTGCGTGACACGGGCATCGGCATCCCAGCGGAAAAATGCGAGTCGATCTTCCACGAGTTCGAACAGGCCGACGCCTCGACCACCCGACGCTACGGTGGCACCGGTCTAGGACTGACCATTTCATCGCGACTGGTCGAAATGATGGGCGGCCGAATTTGGGCCGAAAGCGAACTGGGCAAGGGAAGCCATTTCTACTTCACGACCACGCTTGAAGAGGCCCCCGCTCATTTGCACACCAGCCGTTCTCGCGGCGTCGTGATTGTGGGCGGCACCAAGGTCTTGGTGGTCGATGACAACGAAACCAATCGCTTGATTCTTCAAGAGATGTTTGCCAACTGGGGCATGACTACGGTCCTGGCTGATGGTTCGCCCACCGCCATCCAAGCCATCACGAAAGCCGAATCCCAAGACGCACCGTTCGGCTTGGTGGTGACTGACGTCAACATGCCCGACGAGGACGGTTTCGGGTTCGTCAAACGACTCCGCGATCACTCGCTGATCGAAAACGCACCCGTCATTATGCTGACATCCGGCGGTCGCCTCGGAGACAAAGATCGCCGCGAGGACTTGGGCATCGCGGACCGCCTGATGAAGCCTGTCAAACAATCCGAACTATTTGACTCCATCGTTCGCGTGTTGGGAGTCAACGGCAACGAAGACCATCACGACGATGAGGTTCAGGACGAAATCGGGCTCGGCCCGCTCAAGGTGTTGCTGACCGAAGACAACGTCGTCAACCAAAAACTCGCCGTCGGTCTGCTTTCCAAATACGGCCATACCGTCTTGATCGCCAACAACGGTCAAGAAGCCGTCGACGCAATGTTGAACGACACCTTCGACGTAGTCCTGATGGACATTCAAATGCCCGTTCTTGATGGACTTGCGGCCACTCGAGTCATTCGTGAAAACGAAAAGGAATCCGGCAAACACACTCCAATCATCGCCATGACCGCACACGCGATGAAAGGCGATCGTGAAGACTGCATCGATGCGGGAATGGATGAGTACGTTACGAAGCCAATCCGCAGTGCGACTCTGATGGAAGCGTTAGCCAAGACCGTCCCGGACAAGAAAACGCACACTTGCGAAGAGGCACCTTGCCAAGACAAAACTAGCGTAGCGAAAACGAGCGAAGACATTCCGTGCGACAAGACAGCGGCATCGGACAACCAGGGTCCGACCAACCTGAACGGAGCCAACACCTGCACCAACCAGTCCGACATTCATCGGCCCGACATTGACCAAGCCAATGCCAACGGGACACCCACCAACGTCAACGGAACCGCCGCATCATCAGCCGCTACGATCGACAATAAGCCTGCATACGATACATCAGCCGACGACACAAACGACAACGACCCTGATCAAGCGAATCCCTGTATCGACTGGGACCTCTTGCACGACACGTTCGGCAAAGACAACGCCTTGATCGCCGATCTATTCGGTGCGTTCGAACTTGAGAGCGTTGAGCTGGCTCAAAAAATGAAAGAAGCGATCGACCAGGGAGACGAAAAACAGCGAAAGGCCGCATCGCACACACTCAAGGGGGCCGCCCGAGCTATCGGTGCCGCTGAACTTTCCGAAGCTGCGAACGCAATCGAACAGTCCGCCAACAATTGGCCCGACGAAGAAAAGAAGGCCGCACTCCGGCAACTCCGCCAGACGCTCGAAAACACCCTCCGAGCCACCCGCGAGTTCCTCAGCCAAACCTCTTAG
- a CDS encoding ThuA domain-containing protein — translation MQSSQPQFRPTVIRSSSLAIAAALVMIVPFVTAPGRVSAQEHATQGEQTKQHKVLMIAGARSHGYGAHEHYAGLKMLEESVLEASDNVTVEVVRGWPKDASKIDSADAIVVYSDGGKRHVAMDHRDEIREVLQRGGGLVALHYAVEMLPGESGEEWTDLLGGHFEVDYSVNPHWVAEFQSLPDHPVASNVKPFHAEDEWYFHMRFSDKGKVTPLLQAVAPEETMRRADGPHSGNPSVRKSVAAGELQTVAWAFEPETGGRAVGFTGGHYHWNWAQEPMRRLVTNAIRWAAGDKVEPNAEPLPSVTTEDLLENQDYPKPDSFDMDKIKSKFELSVAS, via the coding sequence ATGCAATCTTCGCAACCGCAATTCCGCCCCACCGTCATCCGGTCGTCTTCACTTGCGATCGCAGCCGCCTTGGTCATGATCGTTCCCTTCGTCACCGCGCCCGGCCGGGTTTCAGCCCAGGAACACGCGACGCAAGGCGAGCAAACTAAGCAGCACAAAGTGCTGATGATCGCGGGTGCACGCAGCCATGGTTACGGTGCCCACGAACACTACGCCGGCCTAAAGATGCTGGAAGAATCCGTTTTGGAAGCCAGCGATAATGTTACCGTCGAAGTCGTCCGCGGCTGGCCCAAGGACGCGTCGAAGATCGATTCCGCCGATGCGATCGTGGTCTACAGCGACGGTGGCAAGCGGCATGTCGCGATGGACCACCGCGATGAAATTCGCGAAGTACTGCAGCGAGGCGGTGGACTGGTTGCTCTGCACTACGCCGTCGAGATGTTACCTGGTGAATCCGGCGAAGAATGGACTGATTTGCTTGGCGGGCATTTCGAAGTCGACTACAGCGTCAATCCTCATTGGGTCGCTGAATTCCAATCACTTCCCGATCACCCCGTCGCGTCCAACGTGAAGCCGTTCCACGCCGAAGACGAGTGGTACTTCCACATGCGTTTTTCAGACAAGGGCAAAGTCACGCCTCTGCTACAAGCGGTTGCACCGGAGGAAACCATGCGTCGCGCTGATGGTCCTCACTCAGGCAACCCCAGCGTCCGAAAAAGCGTCGCTGCTGGCGAATTGCAAACCGTCGCGTGGGCCTTTGAACCGGAAACCGGCGGGCGAGCGGTCGGCTTCACCGGCGGACACTACCACTGGAATTGGGCCCAAGAACCGATGCGTCGCCTGGTGACCAACGCGATCCGCTGGGCCGCTGGCGACAAGGTCGAACCGAACGCCGAACCGTTGCCATCGGTCACAACCGAAGACCTGCTGGAAAACCAAGACTACCCCAAGCCCGACTCGTTCGACATGGACAAGATCAAGTCCAAGTTCGAACTGTCCGTCGCCAGCTAG